The Actinobacillus succinogenes 130Z region CGAATTGCCGCGCCAATATAAGTCGCCGGCGTTAATTGCTGTAAACGGGCTTTTTCTTCCGCAGGAATAGCCAGTTTTTCAATAAATTCGCGCATAGCTTTTTCATCTACGCGTTTACCACGGGTTAACTCTTTCAGTTTTTCATACGGTTTTTCAATGCCGTAACGGCGCATCACCGTTTGAATCGGCTCGGCTAAAACTTCCCAGTTTTGATTCAATTCGTCACGCAAATGTTGCTCGTTCACTTCAAGCTTACTGATGCCTTTGCGGGTTGCTGCATAAGCAATCAGGCAATAACCGACGCCTACACCTAAATTACGCAATACGGTCGAGTCAGTTAAATCACGTTGCCAACGGGAAACCGGTAATTTTTGTCCTAAATGAGTCATTACGGCATTGGCCAGCCCCAGGTTTCCTTCCGAATTTTCAAAATCTATTGGGTTAACTTTATGCGGCATGGTAGAAGAACCGATCTCACCGGCAATCGTGCGTTGTTTGAAATGATTCAATGCAATATAACCCCAAAGATCACGGTCAAAATCAATGATGATCGTATTAAAACGTACAACACAATCAAAGAACTCTGCAATGTAATCATGCGGCTCAATCTGCGTAGTATACGGATTCCACGTAATACCCAGCGAAGTCACGAATTCTTCACTGAACCGGTGCCAATTAATTTCCGGATAAGCGCTGAGATGAGCGTTGTAATTCCCTACTGCGCCGTTGATTTTACCTAGAACTTCAATGTTCTCCAATTGTTTAAATTGACGGCGTAAACGGTAAACTACATTTGCCATTTCTTTACCT contains the following coding sequences:
- the purB gene encoding adenylosuccinate lyase codes for the protein MQLNALTALSPIDGRYQDKVASLRNIFSEFGLLKFRVTVEVRWLQKLAASAEIQEIKALSKEANDYLDSIVTNFNLTDAERIKEIERITNHDVKAVEYFLKEKSTALPELSTVSEFIHFACTSEDINNLSHALMLKTAREEVILPEWKNLIDEITRLANEYKTIPLLSRTHGQPASPSTVGKEMANVVYRLRRQFKQLENIEVLGKINGAVGNYNAHLSAYPEINWHRFSEEFVTSLGITWNPYTTQIEPHDYIAEFFDCVVRFNTIIIDFDRDLWGYIALNHFKQRTIAGEIGSSTMPHKVNPIDFENSEGNLGLANAVMTHLGQKLPVSRWQRDLTDSTVLRNLGVGVGYCLIAYAATRKGISKLEVNEQHLRDELNQNWEVLAEPIQTVMRRYGIEKPYEKLKELTRGKRVDEKAMREFIEKLAIPAEEKARLQQLTPATYIGAAIRLVENL